The following proteins are co-located in the Neisseria sp. Marseille-Q6792 genome:
- a CDS encoding accessory factor UbiK family protein: MFGKQLFEEVGSKISETIANSPAKDVEKNIKAMLGSAFNRMDLVTREEFDIQQQVLIKTRTKLAALEERLAKLEAAQEPEEAALKAAEAAAEEAVAEIKQQTEAVE; the protein is encoded by the coding sequence ATGTTCGGCAAACAGCTTTTTGAGGAAGTCGGCTCGAAGATTAGCGAAACCATCGCCAACAGCCCTGCCAAAGATGTGGAAAAAAATATTAAGGCTATGTTGGGCAGTGCGTTCAACCGTATGGATTTGGTAACCCGAGAAGAATTCGACATCCAGCAGCAGGTTTTAATTAAAACACGCACCAAACTGGCAGCTTTGGAAGAGCGACTGGCGAAACTCGAAGCCGCTCAAGAGCCTGAAGAAGCTGCTTTGAAAGCCGCCGAAGCTGCTGCGGAAGAAGCTGTTGCAGAAATCAAACAACAAACCGAAGCTGTCGAATAA
- a CDS encoding YifB family Mg chelatase-like AAA ATPase, with amino-acid sequence MSLALVYSRALSGMNAPLVEVEAHLANGLPHFNIVGLPDTEVKESRDRVRAAIIQSGFDFPAKKITVNLAPADLPKESGRFDLPIALGILAASGQIAPEKLAQYEFAGELALSGMLRPVRGALAMAWQGMQAGRSFVLPQENAEQAAVMRGITVYGARSLGEVAAYLNGIEPLAQTEYQVPQMPSENAKLPDLIDVKGQHTARLALEIAAAGGHSLLMMGPPGTGKSMLSQRLPGILPPLTEDELVEVWALRSLLPNHQQQLDSHRPFRSPHHSASSAAMVGGGSDPRPGEISLAHHGVLFLDELPEFDRKVLEVLREPLENGEIHISRAARQAVYPAKFQLVAAMNPCPCGYLGHPIKPCRCTPESVARYRSKISGPLLDRIDLTIEVPSLSAAELMQQEAGESSARVLARVIAARDKQYARQGKVNAALSVSELDTSARIQKEAQEALGNLLEKLSLSARSFHRIMRVARTLADLAGDEEVGRSHVMKAVGFRRAL; translated from the coding sequence ATGTCGCTTGCCTTGGTTTACAGCCGCGCCTTGAGCGGCATGAATGCGCCGTTGGTTGAAGTGGAAGCCCACCTTGCCAACGGCCTGCCTCATTTCAATATCGTCGGATTGCCCGATACCGAAGTTAAAGAAAGCCGCGACCGCGTGCGCGCCGCCATTATCCAAAGCGGTTTCGACTTCCCCGCCAAAAAAATCACCGTCAACCTCGCCCCTGCCGACCTGCCCAAAGAATCGGGACGTTTCGACCTGCCGATTGCGCTGGGCATCCTCGCTGCATCCGGACAAATCGCACCTGAAAAGCTCGCGCAATACGAGTTTGCCGGCGAGTTGGCACTTTCCGGTATGTTGCGCCCCGTGCGTGGCGCGTTGGCGATGGCGTGGCAGGGCATGCAGGCGGGACGTTCTTTTGTCTTGCCGCAGGAAAACGCAGAACAAGCCGCCGTGATGCGCGGCATTACCGTTTACGGCGCGCGCTCTTTGGGCGAAGTCGCCGCCTATTTGAACGGTATCGAACCTTTGGCGCAAACCGAATACCAAGTTCCTCAGATGCCGTCTGAAAACGCCAAACTGCCAGACCTCATTGATGTCAAGGGTCAACATACCGCCCGCCTTGCTTTGGAGATCGCCGCCGCAGGAGGACACAGCCTTTTGATGATGGGTCCGCCGGGAACGGGCAAATCCATGCTTTCCCAACGGCTGCCCGGTATTCTGCCGCCTTTGACCGAAGACGAATTGGTCGAAGTATGGGCGTTGCGTTCGCTCCTGCCCAACCACCAACAACAACTTGACAGCCACCGTCCTTTCCGCAGTCCGCACCACAGTGCCAGTTCGGCAGCCATGGTCGGCGGCGGTTCCGATCCGCGTCCGGGCGAAATTTCATTGGCGCATCACGGCGTATTGTTTTTGGACGAATTGCCCGAGTTCGACCGCAAAGTTTTAGAAGTTTTGCGCGAACCTTTGGAAAACGGCGAAATCCACATTTCCCGCGCGGCGCGTCAAGCCGTTTATCCGGCGAAATTCCAGCTTGTCGCCGCCATGAACCCTTGTCCTTGCGGTTATCTCGGGCATCCCATCAAACCCTGCCGTTGCACGCCCGAAAGCGTCGCGCGTTACCGCAGCAAGATTTCCGGTCCGCTGCTTGACCGCATCGATTTGACCATCGAAGTCCCCAGCCTGTCCGCCGCCGAACTGATGCAGCAGGAAGCAGGGGAAAGCAGCGCACGCGTGTTGGCGCGCGTGATCGCCGCCCGCGACAAACAATACGCGCGGCAAGGCAAAGTGAATGCCGCCTTGAGTGTCAGTGAACTCGACACGTCCGCCCGCATCCAAAAAGAAGCGCAGGAAGCCTTGGGCAACCTGTTGGAAAAACTTTCCCTCTCTGCCCGCAGCTTCCACCGTATCATGCGCGTGGCGCGTACGTTGGCGGATTTGGCAGGCGACGAAGAAGT